A single Gemmatimonas sp. UBA7669 DNA region contains:
- a CDS encoding two-component system sensor histidine kinase NtrB, with amino-acid sequence MRYTPAFPQDPIQELLEPSRVLRWVWLGRMALASAILVAAVFVWTQAEPTDTLVATLAFAVATFSTVGSALYGTNGKPLGRLYFAGQCVIDLLLVTSIVHITGGWSSQFAALYILVIASGALLLPMRGGLAVAAGACGLYAADVLWLRGGSPGLGFAVQTVVFIVVALGTGFVAQRLRQAGSGREALAAQLAKVQLEAADILRTIRSGILTVDAQGRLLYANPAASDLLQLDLRAYIGRPVLPTLRRVSPQLTDLVERSARDGVRTTRAEGVIRRGDEDVEIGVTTTVADGIRPDASTTATAIFQDISDSKRLQTLHVRAERLQAVAELSASLAHEIRNPLASIRSATEQLARRQSLRVAQQGQTEDEDERILHGLVVREADRLSRLLAEFLDFARARVTHTASLDLGALVQAAATLAASHPDRGENVQVQVDVSPDLPPLTGDEDLLHRAVFNLVLNAVQAVGPAGHVFVTVSRHVHDGEGRNHRAIAGELLAITVTDDGPGVPDHLRGRLFEPFVSGKASGSGLGLPVVHRSVEAHRGLVTVDHLPVGTRFTILLPTARAASDTSSVRATGVAA; translated from the coding sequence GTGCGTTACACGCCGGCGTTTCCGCAGGACCCCATTCAGGAGCTGCTCGAGCCATCCCGCGTGCTGCGCTGGGTGTGGCTTGGACGCATGGCGTTGGCCTCCGCCATCCTGGTGGCCGCTGTGTTCGTATGGACGCAGGCCGAGCCAACGGACACGCTGGTGGCCACCCTGGCCTTTGCCGTGGCCACCTTCTCCACAGTGGGTTCGGCCCTCTATGGCACCAACGGCAAGCCGTTGGGGCGCTTGTACTTCGCGGGACAGTGCGTCATTGACCTGCTGCTGGTCACCAGCATTGTGCACATCACCGGCGGCTGGAGCTCGCAGTTCGCCGCCCTCTATATTCTGGTCATCGCCAGTGGCGCGCTGCTGCTGCCCATGCGCGGCGGCCTGGCGGTCGCGGCCGGCGCCTGCGGGCTGTACGCGGCCGACGTACTCTGGTTGCGTGGCGGCTCGCCCGGTCTTGGCTTTGCCGTGCAAACGGTGGTCTTCATTGTCGTGGCGCTGGGGACGGGCTTTGTTGCGCAGCGCCTGCGCCAGGCGGGCTCGGGACGTGAAGCGCTGGCCGCGCAGTTGGCCAAGGTGCAGCTCGAAGCCGCCGACATTCTGCGCACCATTCGCTCCGGCATCCTTACCGTCGATGCGCAGGGCCGTTTGCTCTACGCCAACCCGGCCGCATCGGACCTGCTGCAACTGGACCTGCGCGCCTACATCGGGCGGCCCGTGTTGCCCACACTGCGCCGCGTCTCGCCGCAGCTCACCGACCTCGTGGAGCGCAGCGCCCGCGATGGGGTGCGCACCACACGCGCCGAAGGCGTCATTCGCCGCGGTGATGAAGACGTGGAGATCGGTGTCACCACCACCGTGGCCGATGGCATCCGTCCAGATGCCAGCACCACGGCCACCGCCATTTTTCAGGACATTTCCGACAGCAAGCGGCTTCAGACGCTGCATGTGCGCGCCGAACGCCTGCAGGCCGTGGCCGAGCTCAGCGCATCGCTGGCGCACGAAATTCGCAATCCATTGGCCAGCATTCGCAGCGCCACCGAGCAGTTGGCGCGCCGGCAATCGCTGCGGGTGGCGCAGCAAGGTCAGACAGAAGACGAAGACGAACGCATCTTGCACGGCCTCGTTGTGCGTGAGGCCGATCGTCTGAGCCGCCTGCTGGCCGAGTTCCTCGACTTCGCGCGCGCGCGGGTGACCCACACCGCGTCCCTGGATCTCGGAGCCTTGGTGCAGGCGGCAGCCACCCTCGCGGCCTCGCATCCCGATCGCGGCGAGAACGTGCAGGTACAGGTGGATGTCTCGCCCGACTTGCCGCCGCTCACTGGCGACGAGGACCTGCTGCATCGCGCGGTGTTCAATCTCGTGCTCAACGCCGTGCAGGCAGTAGGCCCTGCGGGACACGTGTTTGTGACGGTGTCACGTCATGTGCATGACGGCGAAGGCCGCAACCATCGCGCCATCGCCGGTGAGTTGCTGGCCATCACGGTCACCGACGACGGGCCGGGCGTGCCCGATCACCTGCGCGGCCGCCTGTTTGAACCCTTCGTGTCGGGCAAGGCCAGTGGCAGTGGTCTGGGCTTGCCAGTGGTGCACCGCTCGGTGGAGGCGCATCGCGGTCTCGTGACCGTCGACCACCTGCCCGTGGGAA
- a CDS encoding hemolysin family protein: MLSDPSLSIEPDLTFGTISVRLLFVLILVLLNAFFVAAEFALVGARRSKIDQMVADGDKSALVVQRALSQLDRYISGTQLGITLASLALGWIGEPAVAVLVDRALHAVGVDVPPGAAHTGAGIAVAFLVITFLHIVLGELAPKSIALAMPEDVSRWVARPLMLFSQIMSPFISFLNGTANRMLAMVGVQPASEGGHVHSPEELRLLVMQARAHGTLDESDSAMLAGVFDFHNKRAEDVMRPRTEMVAIAEDVDREELVEILRRERYSRYPVYRDTADDIVGVFLAKDFWLAEHPETFELREHLREPLFVPATRAAERVLDDLRKTRAHLAVVLDEYGGTAGIVTMEDLVEEVVGDIADEYDLQSRDAFVFNGVLELAGSLSLVDVRSDHRLPIPEGDWTTLGGYAFAALGRLPKVGDRVSYPGGELEVVAMDGRRVAALRVHKRAEAAETT, encoded by the coding sequence ATGCTTTCCGACCCTTCGTTGTCCATTGAGCCGGACCTGACCTTCGGGACCATATCGGTCCGGCTCCTGTTCGTGCTCATCCTTGTCCTGCTGAATGCCTTTTTCGTGGCAGCAGAATTCGCCCTTGTGGGGGCGCGTCGCAGCAAGATCGACCAGATGGTGGCCGACGGCGACAAGAGTGCCCTGGTGGTCCAGCGGGCCCTGAGCCAGCTCGATCGCTACATCTCGGGAACCCAGCTGGGCATCACGCTGGCGTCGCTGGCGCTGGGTTGGATTGGCGAGCCGGCGGTGGCGGTGCTGGTGGACCGGGCCCTGCACGCGGTGGGGGTGGACGTGCCGCCCGGCGCGGCGCACACTGGCGCCGGGATCGCGGTGGCGTTTCTCGTCATCACCTTCCTGCACATCGTGCTCGGTGAGCTCGCGCCCAAGTCCATTGCGCTGGCCATGCCGGAAGACGTGAGCCGCTGGGTGGCCCGGCCGCTGATGCTCTTTTCGCAGATCATGTCGCCGTTCATCAGCTTCCTGAACGGCACGGCCAATCGCATGCTGGCCATGGTCGGCGTGCAGCCAGCCAGCGAAGGCGGCCATGTGCACAGCCCGGAGGAGCTGCGGCTGCTCGTCATGCAGGCGCGTGCCCATGGCACGCTCGATGAGTCCGACTCGGCCATGCTGGCCGGCGTGTTCGACTTCCACAACAAGCGCGCCGAAGACGTGATGCGCCCACGCACCGAAATGGTGGCCATTGCGGAAGACGTGGACCGCGAGGAGCTGGTGGAGATCCTGCGGCGCGAGCGCTACTCGCGCTATCCGGTGTACCGCGACACGGCCGATGACATTGTGGGTGTGTTTCTGGCCAAGGACTTCTGGCTGGCCGAGCATCCGGAAACGTTCGAGCTGCGAGAGCACCTGCGCGAGCCGCTGTTCGTGCCGGCCACGCGGGCCGCCGAGCGTGTGCTCGATGACCTGCGCAAGACGCGGGCGCATCTGGCCGTTGTGCTCGACGAGTACGGCGGCACGGCCGGCATCGTGACCATGGAAGACCTGGTGGAAGAAGTCGTGGGCGATATTGCCGACGAATACGACCTGCAGTCTCGCGACGCCTTCGTGTTCAACGGCGTGCTGGAGCTGGCGGGTTCGCTGTCGCTGGTGGATGTGCGCTCCGACCATCGCCTGCCCATCCCTGAAGGCGATTGGACCACGCTGGGTGGTTACGCGTTTGCCGCGCTGGGCCGTCTACCCAAGGTGGGCGACCGGGTGAGCTATCCGGGCGGTGAGCTGGAGGTGGTGGCCATGGACGGCCGCCGTGTTGCCGCACTCCGGGTGCACAAGCGCGCCGAGGCGGCCGAGACCACGTGA
- the arfB gene encoding alternative ribosome rescue aminoacyl-tRNA hydrolase ArfB — protein MSIESDLSVAPGTFIPLSEVEVRAISGGGPGGQHVNKSATRVAIVWNVRTSRALRDEQRARLLEKLASRLDGDGALRIVAGEYRSQQQNRRAALERLQQVVQRALIVPRTRKATKPTRGSVERRLDEKRRRSETKQERRRDGHD, from the coding sequence ATGAGCATCGAAAGCGACCTGTCGGTGGCACCGGGCACCTTCATCCCGCTCAGCGAGGTGGAGGTGCGGGCCATTTCGGGTGGCGGGCCCGGTGGACAGCATGTGAACAAGAGCGCGACGCGCGTGGCCATCGTGTGGAACGTGCGCACGAGTCGCGCGCTGCGCGACGAGCAACGGGCGCGCCTGCTGGAAAAGCTGGCCAGTCGCCTCGATGGCGACGGTGCGCTGCGCATTGTGGCGGGCGAGTATCGCAGTCAGCAGCAGAACCGGCGCGCGGCACTGGAGCGTTTGCAGCAGGTGGTGCAGCGTGCGCTCATCGTGCCGCGTACGCGCAAGGCCACCAAGCCCACACGTGGGTCCGTGGAGCGTCGGCTGGATGAAAAACGCCGCCGCTCCGAGACCAAGCAGGAGCGGCGGCGGGATGGTCACGATTAA
- a CDS encoding peptidase domain-containing ABC transporter gives MSAQATRINQLVAAALGLDVEQARWRALTRQVVVQDPLPDRVRSIGGAVDVGYLDRDLTADQIREAIDEAQVPVVLLCANGNDGIVLQRGPDDSIEYTRVLRDGTEERVVDAPEGLAARLLRDTGHSGTYPALAPMALRPATSVRGLGAPHSPIGNEKDDDPIEPLSPLDRTLAMLGRERREILTIFFYATLSGGLSLILPLAVGGIVQLVQGRLFLQPVVVLISFVILGTIVAGVLQIGILRVVERIQQRVFARMALEFAFRVPRMKYGAWVESNLPEKMNRLFEAAAIQKGIYKLLIDVPTALLTVLFGLILLTLYSPWFSVFAVVVVAILYLILRWTGPEGLETSIVESKYKYKAVHWLEEMARAFHAFKYAGDSTLPVERMDDVVTGYLKYRKKHFAVLVKQTIALIGFKTFITAAVLILGAALVQSNQLLLGQFVAAEVVIVTVLVGVEKLIASLATVYDVLTSVDKAGLVSDLPLERRGGLAPAAAPQHAPNRGIAIEARDLRYRYPGASNPTVEGITLRIQPGERVAIMGVDGSGRSTLLKLLGGLIEDYDGTIRFDGITLRDLDRPALRARIGQMLSWSDLFDGSIEENITVGRAHVTPLDVQHTLDELDLTDEVQRLPQGVRSEITNSGRNLPAHLANKLLIAQGIVGNPRLVVLDDFFQNLDGASRAHIIRLLTDRARPWTVLAVSHDPQLLGAFDRVVVMEQGTVIAEGRFDALRANPVCAALLHEIVSETPYTPGA, from the coding sequence ATGTCTGCACAGGCTACGCGTATCAATCAACTCGTCGCGGCCGCACTCGGTCTCGACGTCGAACAGGCGCGATGGCGCGCCCTGACCCGTCAGGTGGTCGTTCAGGACCCGCTGCCCGATCGCGTCCGCTCCATTGGCGGCGCAGTCGATGTGGGCTATCTCGACCGCGACCTGACCGCGGACCAGATACGAGAAGCCATCGATGAAGCCCAGGTTCCGGTCGTGCTGCTCTGTGCCAACGGCAACGATGGCATCGTGCTGCAACGCGGCCCTGACGACAGCATCGAGTACACGCGCGTGCTGCGCGATGGCACCGAGGAACGCGTGGTCGATGCGCCCGAGGGCCTCGCGGCGCGCCTGCTGCGCGACACGGGCCACAGCGGCACGTATCCGGCGCTCGCCCCCATGGCGCTCCGGCCGGCAACGTCGGTGCGGGGCCTCGGTGCGCCACACAGTCCAATTGGCAACGAGAAGGACGACGACCCCATCGAGCCCCTCTCACCGCTTGATCGCACCCTGGCCATGCTGGGGCGCGAACGCCGTGAGATTCTCACCATCTTCTTCTACGCCACGCTGTCCGGCGGCCTGAGTCTCATTCTGCCGCTGGCCGTCGGTGGCATTGTGCAGCTCGTGCAGGGGCGACTCTTCCTGCAGCCGGTGGTCGTGCTCATTTCGTTTGTCATTCTCGGCACCATCGTGGCCGGCGTGCTGCAGATCGGCATTCTGCGGGTGGTGGAGCGCATCCAGCAGCGCGTGTTTGCCCGCATGGCCCTCGAGTTCGCGTTCCGTGTGCCGCGCATGAAGTACGGCGCCTGGGTGGAGTCCAATCTGCCCGAGAAGATGAACCGTCTCTTCGAAGCGGCGGCCATCCAGAAGGGCATCTACAAGCTGCTCATCGACGTGCCCACGGCGCTGCTCACCGTGCTGTTCGGGCTCATCCTGCTCACGCTGTACAGCCCGTGGTTCTCGGTGTTTGCGGTGGTCGTCGTGGCCATCCTGTATCTCATTCTGCGCTGGACGGGTCCTGAGGGACTCGAGACGTCCATCGTGGAATCCAAGTACAAGTACAAGGCCGTGCACTGGCTGGAGGAAATGGCCCGCGCCTTCCACGCGTTCAAGTACGCCGGCGACTCCACGCTGCCCGTTGAACGCATGGACGACGTGGTGACCGGCTACCTCAAGTATCGCAAGAAGCACTTCGCGGTGCTCGTCAAGCAGACCATCGCGCTCATCGGATTCAAGACGTTCATTACGGCGGCCGTGCTCATTCTCGGCGCCGCACTCGTGCAGTCCAATCAGCTGCTGCTCGGACAGTTCGTGGCGGCGGAGGTGGTGATCGTCACGGTGCTGGTGGGCGTGGAGAAGCTCATCGCCAGTCTCGCCACCGTGTACGACGTGCTCACCTCGGTGGACAAGGCCGGCCTCGTGAGTGACCTGCCGCTCGAACGCCGCGGCGGCCTCGCGCCGGCGGCGGCGCCACAGCATGCGCCCAATCGCGGCATTGCCATTGAGGCCCGTGACCTGCGGTACCGGTATCCCGGCGCGTCCAACCCCACGGTCGAGGGCATCACGCTGCGCATTCAGCCCGGCGAGCGCGTGGCCATCATGGGTGTCGACGGCTCGGGACGCAGCACACTGCTCAAGTTGCTCGGCGGCCTCATCGAAGACTACGACGGCACCATCCGCTTCGACGGCATCACGCTGCGGGATCTCGACCGACCGGCGCTGCGCGCGCGCATCGGGCAGATGCTCTCCTGGAGCGACCTGTTCGACGGCAGCATCGAGGAGAACATCACGGTGGGGCGCGCCCACGTGACGCCGCTCGATGTGCAGCACACGCTCGACGAGCTCGATCTCACCGACGAAGTGCAGCGTCTGCCACAGGGCGTGCGATCGGAGATCACCAACAGCGGACGCAACCTGCCGGCACATCTCGCCAACAAGCTGCTCATCGCGCAGGGCATCGTGGGGAATCCGCGTCTTGTGGTGCTCGACGATTTCTTCCAGAACCTCGATGGTGCATCCCGTGCGCACATCATCCGACTGCTTACCGATCGGGCCCGTCCGTGGACGGTACTCGCCGTCTCGCACGACCCGCAGCTGCTGGGCGCATTCGACCGCGTGGTGGTGATGGAACAGGGCACGGTGATTGCCGAAGGCCGCTTCGATGCCCTGCGAGCCAACCCGGTCTGTGCGGCGCTGCTGCACGAGATCGTCAGCGAAACGCCCTATACCCCCGGAGCGTGA
- a CDS encoding HlyD family secretion protein, translated as MGISDIDIERELKHLPLETTTLLGKANTSRIVSRWLIGILVALVAILFLPWQQSVQGNGVVTALSPSDRPQQLQSRIDGRIEAWYVGEGQFVKKGDSIVRISEIKEEYLNPQVLPLTETQLNAKERAIADKGDKAEALAAQIVQLEQQRDFKLQQTQNKLAQYRAEVRQAELEDSVARDQLRRRERLFRDTLGLISVNDLQSFQVKAQQTTAKLVEKQQMLAITETDLASIPAEYGEKIAKARSDRAATLAEVSEGRADAAKLRDKVGALTLRREFYMIEAPQDGYVVRATRAGQGEIVKAGEPIVSVQPARPQKAVELYVKPMDVALLKPGRHVRVFFDGWPALQVSGWPQVAVGTFGATVAVIDQFPSADGRFRVLLVQDTSHDEPWPAQLRLGTGAEGWAMLDNVTVGWELWRQLNGFPLSIKPGDAPSPNLVAGDEQAPAKGSGK; from the coding sequence ATGGGCATCTCCGATATCGATATTGAACGCGAACTCAAGCACCTGCCCCTCGAGACCACCACGCTGCTGGGCAAGGCCAACACCAGCCGCATCGTGTCACGGTGGTTGATCGGCATTCTCGTGGCGCTGGTGGCCATTCTGTTCCTGCCCTGGCAGCAGAGTGTGCAGGGCAACGGCGTGGTCACGGCGCTCAGCCCGTCGGATCGTCCGCAGCAACTGCAGTCCCGTATCGACGGTCGCATCGAGGCCTGGTACGTGGGCGAAGGCCAGTTCGTGAAGAAGGGCGATTCGATCGTTCGCATCTCCGAGATCAAGGAGGAGTACCTCAATCCGCAGGTCCTGCCGCTCACGGAAACGCAGCTGAATGCCAAGGAACGCGCCATCGCCGACAAGGGCGACAAGGCCGAGGCGCTCGCCGCGCAGATCGTGCAGCTCGAGCAGCAGCGCGACTTCAAGCTGCAGCAAACGCAGAACAAGCTGGCGCAGTACCGCGCCGAGGTGCGTCAGGCTGAGCTGGAAGACAGCGTGGCACGCGATCAGTTGCGGCGTCGCGAGCGACTCTTTCGCGACACCCTGGGCCTGATCTCGGTCAACGATCTGCAGTCCTTCCAGGTGAAGGCGCAGCAGACAACGGCCAAACTCGTGGAGAAGCAGCAGATGCTGGCCATCACCGAGACGGACCTGGCCAGCATTCCCGCCGAATACGGCGAGAAGATTGCCAAGGCCCGCTCGGATCGCGCGGCGACGCTGGCGGAAGTCAGCGAAGGGCGCGCCGACGCGGCCAAACTGCGGGACAAGGTTGGTGCTCTGACGCTGCGCCGCGAGTTCTACATGATCGAAGCGCCGCAGGACGGCTATGTGGTGCGCGCCACGCGCGCCGGTCAGGGTGAAATCGTGAAGGCCGGCGAGCCCATCGTGTCCGTACAGCCCGCGCGTCCGCAGAAGGCCGTGGAACTCTATGTGAAGCCCATGGACGTGGCGCTGCTCAAGCCCGGTCGCCATGTGCGTGTGTTCTTCGATGGATGGCCCGCCCTGCAGGTCTCGGGTTGGCCGCAGGTGGCGGTCGGCACCTTTGGCGCCACGGTGGCGGTCATCGATCAGTTCCCGAGTGCCGACGGACGTTTTCGTGTGCTGCTGGTGCAGGATACCTCGCACGACGAGCCATGGCCCGCGCAGCTGCGCCTCGGCACCGGTGCCGAGGGTTGGGCCATGCTCGACAACGTGACCGTCGGGTGGGAGCTCTGGCGTCAGCTCAACGGCTTCCCGCTGTCCATCAAGCCGGGCGACGCACCCTCGCCAAACCTTGTCGCCGGTGACGAACAGGCGCCGGCCAAGGGCAGCGGCAAGTGA
- a CDS encoding TolC family protein has protein sequence MSARTLLCGLLAVSATWLPAPAALRAQAASASDSVRLRTSQLVGLRVDTTGVPYAFPQFMDEVLANHPVSQQARLVAEQARAELRMAWGAFDPKLSASWDQKRSSGTEYYNYLSSELKIPLPVGADITVAYDRTMGRYFNPDRRTDGNGTISAGVSIPLGQRIITDERRTALVQARAARDGGDAERIALVNKLLFTAAKDYGNWYESWRRRAIAQEGEALAEFRLQAVRARVNNGESAPIDTIEALLEFQRRQVTRFEAEAAFYVSTLQLTAHIWSPEGRPAALPDQAKPVLDGLGRGGIDSTQVASLVDLAVRRHPELLKVQAKVRQAEAERLLATQGLLPFAEAKLAGVAPRGETDGFFNRGRLDDNYKAALNLSTPLLYLKETGKFSATGAKLAFQEFERDWLRRGLEVDVRASIFDLANLERLLEAQEANVRNARLLRDAEQVRFENGESTLLILNLRERLVLDEAGKLAALEGKVASARGALAVATGDRTLLTIGR, from the coding sequence ATGTCAGCGCGTACGCTCCTGTGCGGCCTGCTTGCGGTGTCTGCCACGTGGTTGCCTGCGCCCGCCGCGTTGCGCGCGCAGGCGGCGTCCGCATCCGACAGTGTGCGTCTTCGCACCAGTCAACTTGTGGGGCTGCGTGTAGACACCACCGGCGTGCCCTACGCCTTCCCGCAGTTCATGGACGAGGTGCTCGCCAACCACCCCGTGTCGCAGCAGGCGCGTCTGGTCGCCGAACAGGCGCGCGCCGAGCTGCGCATGGCGTGGGGTGCCTTTGACCCCAAGCTCTCCGCCTCCTGGGATCAGAAGCGTTCCTCGGGTACCGAGTACTACAACTATCTCAGCTCGGAGCTCAAGATTCCGCTTCCCGTCGGCGCCGACATCACGGTGGCCTACGATCGCACGATGGGGCGCTACTTCAATCCCGATCGTCGCACCGACGGCAACGGTACCATCAGCGCCGGTGTGTCCATTCCGCTCGGCCAGCGCATCATCACCGATGAGCGGCGCACGGCCCTGGTGCAGGCACGCGCAGCCCGCGACGGCGGCGACGCGGAGCGCATCGCGCTGGTCAACAAGCTCTTGTTCACGGCCGCGAAGGACTACGGCAACTGGTACGAGAGCTGGCGCCGTCGTGCCATCGCGCAGGAAGGCGAGGCGCTGGCCGAGTTCCGCTTGCAGGCCGTGCGGGCGCGCGTGAACAATGGGGAAAGCGCGCCCATCGACACCATCGAGGCGCTGCTCGAATTCCAGCGCCGCCAGGTGACGCGCTTCGAAGCCGAGGCCGCGTTCTACGTGTCCACGCTGCAACTCACCGCGCACATCTGGAGTCCCGAGGGACGTCCGGCCGCGTTACCCGACCAGGCCAAACCGGTACTCGATGGCCTTGGGCGAGGCGGCATTGACTCCACGCAGGTGGCGAGCCTGGTGGACTTGGCCGTGCGTCGTCATCCGGAGTTGCTCAAGGTGCAGGCCAAGGTGCGGCAGGCCGAAGCCGAGCGCCTGCTGGCCACGCAGGGTTTGTTGCCGTTTGCCGAGGCCAAGTTGGCCGGCGTGGCCCCCCGCGGCGAAACCGATGGCTTCTTCAATCGCGGCCGTCTGGATGACAATTACAAGGCCGCGCTCAACCTGAGCACGCCGCTGCTCTACCTCAAGGAGACGGGCAAGTTCAGCGCCACCGGCGCCAAGCTGGCTTTCCAGGAGTTCGAGCGCGACTGGCTGCGCCGTGGGCTCGAGGTGGACGTGCGCGCGTCCATCTTTGACCTGGCCAATCTCGAACGTCTTTTGGAGGCGCAGGAGGCCAACGTGCGCAATGCACGACTGCTGCGTGACGCCGAGCAGGTGCGGTTCGAGAATGGCGAAAGCACATTGCTCATCCTCAACCTGCGTGAACGCCTCGTGCTGGATGAGGCGGGCAAGCTGGCGGCGCTCGAGGGCAAGGTGGCCTCGGCCCGTGGCGCGCTGGCGGTGGCCACTGGCGACCGGACATTGCTGACGATCGGGCGCTAG
- a CDS encoding CPXCG motif-containing cysteine-rich protein: MGDGVADLSGEVSCPYCGETVEITLDPGSGSTQQYIEDCQVCCRPWVVSVEYDEDGTAHVYVDASDDQDGHDD, from the coding sequence ATGGGTGACGGCGTGGCCGACCTGTCGGGTGAGGTGTCCTGCCCCTACTGCGGCGAGACGGTCGAAATCACGCTCGATCCGGGCTCGGGGTCCACGCAGCAGTACATCGAGGACTGCCAGGTGTGCTGCCGGCCGTGGGTGGTGTCGGTGGAGTATGACGAAGACGGCACGGCGCATGTGTACGTGGACGCCAGCGACGACCAGGACGGTCATGACGATTGA
- a CDS encoding CHAD domain-containing protein, with amino-acid sequence MTIEVDPLPPSALQTLLGDALSLPAPEGARVLALWWLHQLETARDQWRRALDQTASPTSNDAAPEDHTGDQAEVLHKARVALRRLRATLRENARVLDGVASKRMLRDLRRLGRATNAARDADVQREWLEANSELLDAAAREQARQLIVWLRNAPRPSARKVDKAFSRLLDAHADELRRRLMTYRSQRTVGRDTAGLRFARHMAMRLQQSGHRLRRELSGTTDVESQDALHALRIRLKRQRALLAPFAKSRPALGAWFDVATRAQDQLGAMRDAVVLAELAQSQGHAALASALRNQALAHHAAFSSAWHARGEDTLTVLERAAQALQAEGSPVSDQGLPQEIERKYLLRALPPEARQVPPTRIDQGWIPGTVLRERLRRSTRPDGSVRCTRTIKFGPTRARVEIEESTSDALFEAMWPLTRDARIRKLRHSVPHGDHVWEIDVFLDRDLVLAEVELRSSDDEAVVPAWLAPFVEREVTDDPAYLNAVMARPDA; translated from the coding sequence ATGACGATTGAGGTAGACCCGCTGCCGCCCAGCGCACTGCAGACGTTGCTGGGCGACGCGCTGTCTCTCCCGGCGCCGGAGGGCGCGCGTGTCCTGGCGCTCTGGTGGTTGCACCAGCTTGAGACGGCCCGCGATCAGTGGCGACGTGCGCTGGACCAGACGGCCAGTCCCACGTCGAATGACGCCGCGCCGGAAGACCACACGGGCGATCAGGCGGAGGTCCTGCACAAGGCCCGCGTGGCCCTGCGGCGCCTGCGTGCCACACTGCGCGAGAACGCGCGTGTGCTCGACGGTGTGGCGAGCAAGCGGATGCTGCGGGACCTGCGCCGCCTTGGGCGCGCCACCAATGCGGCGCGCGACGCCGACGTGCAGCGCGAGTGGCTCGAAGCCAACAGCGAGTTGCTCGATGCAGCGGCCCGCGAACAGGCCCGGCAACTCATCGTCTGGCTGCGTAATGCGCCGCGGCCATCGGCGCGCAAGGTGGACAAGGCCTTCTCCCGTCTGCTTGACGCGCACGCAGACGAACTGCGTCGGCGGCTCATGACCTACCGCTCGCAGCGCACGGTGGGACGCGATACCGCCGGGCTGCGCTTTGCTCGGCACATGGCCATGCGGCTGCAGCAGTCGGGGCACCGCCTGCGCCGCGAGCTGTCCGGCACCACCGACGTGGAATCGCAGGACGCGCTGCACGCCCTGCGCATTCGCCTCAAGCGACAGCGTGCCCTGCTGGCCCCGTTCGCCAAGTCGCGCCCCGCGCTGGGCGCGTGGTTCGATGTGGCCACACGGGCGCAGGATCAGTTGGGTGCCATGCGCGATGCCGTGGTGCTGGCCGAGCTGGCGCAGTCACAGGGCCATGCGGCACTCGCCTCCGCCCTGCGCAATCAGGCGCTGGCGCATCACGCCGCCTTCTCGTCTGCATGGCATGCACGAGGTGAGGACACGCTGACCGTGCTCGAACGTGCCGCCCAGGCCTTGCAAGCCGAGGGCAGTCCCGTGTCCGATCAGGGTCTGCCGCAGGAAATCGAACGCAAGTATCTGCTGCGCGCCCTGCCGCCCGAGGCGCGCCAGGTGCCGCCCACACGCATCGATCAGGGATGGATTCCCGGCACCGTACTGCGCGAACGCCTGCGGCGCAGTACGCGGCCCGATGGCAGTGTGCGCTGTACGCGCACCATCAAGTTCGGTCCCACGCGCGCGCGCGTGGAAATCGAAGAATCCACCAGCGACGCCTTGTTCGAGGCCATGTGGCCGCTCACACGCGACGCCCGCATTCGCAAACTGCGCCACTCGGTCCCGCACGGCGATCATGTCTGGGAAATCGACGTCTTCCTCGACCGCGACCTTGTTCTGGCCGAGGTGGAGCTGCGGAGCAGCGACGATGAGGCCGTCGTGCCGGCCTGGCTGGCACCGTTCGTGGAGCGCGAGGTGACGGACGATCCGGCCTACCTCAATGCCGTGATGGCTCGGCCCGACGCGTGA
- a CDS encoding type II toxin-antitoxin system PemK/MazF family toxin, with amino-acid sequence MSNAARRNSLWLDLPRSHKVRPGEVYQCDFSDLLPPEMVKIRPVIVVSRSRLTSAGSTILVVPISSTAPHVEAPHHVQLAANVSPWQAATVTSWAKCDMLYAVARSRLSLIIRRGKQFKIRLDADELHRVRLAASSGFFGGQLTGVTGCPCRLAALTVP; translated from the coding sequence ATGTCGAACGCCGCACGGCGTAATAGTTTGTGGTTGGATCTGCCGCGGTCGCACAAGGTGCGTCCTGGCGAAGTTTACCAGTGCGACTTCAGCGACCTGCTCCCGCCGGAGATGGTCAAAATTCGCCCGGTGATCGTGGTCTCTCGCAGCCGGCTGACGTCGGCGGGGTCGACGATCCTGGTGGTGCCCATCAGCAGCACAGCACCCCATGTCGAGGCTCCCCATCACGTCCAGCTCGCCGCCAACGTGAGCCCGTGGCAGGCGGCCACCGTGACGAGCTGGGCGAAGTGTGATATGCTGTACGCCGTGGCCCGGAGCCGCTTGTCGCTGATCATCCGGCGGGGCAAGCAGTTCAAGATTCGGCTGGATGCGGACGAACTTCATAGGGTCCGGCTGGCGGCGTCGTCCGGGTTCTTCGGTGGCCAGTTGACGGGCGTCACTGGCTGCCCTTGCCGGCTGGCCGCTCTTACCGTACCTTGA